A window of the Scandinavium goeteborgense genome harbors these coding sequences:
- the apaG gene encoding Co2+/Mg2+ efflux protein ApaG translates to MINSPRVCVQVQSVYIESQSSPDDERYVFAYTVTIRNLGRGSVQLLGRYWLITNGHGRETEVQGEGVIGVQPHIAPGNEYQYTSGAVLETPLGTMQGHYDMIDADGNPFSIDIPVFRLAVPALIH, encoded by the coding sequence ATGATCAATTCGCCCCGCGTCTGTGTCCAGGTTCAAAGCGTCTACATTGAGTCCCAGTCCTCACCGGACGATGAACGCTATGTTTTTGCTTATACGGTCACGATTCGTAATCTGGGGCGAGGATCGGTGCAGCTGCTTGGGCGATACTGGTTGATTACTAACGGCCACGGTCGTGAAACCGAGGTTCAGGGCGAAGGTGTGATCGGCGTTCAGCCGCACATTGCCCCGGGCAACGAATATCAGTACACCAGCGGTGCCGTGCTGGAAACGCCACTCGGCACCATGCAGGGTCACTATGACATGATCGACGCTGACGGTAACCCGTTCAGCATTGATATTCCCGTTTTCCGTCTGGCCGTGCCAGCTCTCATCCATTGA
- the apaH gene encoding bis(5'-nucleosyl)-tetraphosphatase (symmetrical) ApaH, translating into MSTYLIGDVHGCYDELIALLKQVEFTPGQDTLWLTGDLVARGPASLEVLRYVKSLGDSLRMVLGNHDLHLLAVFAGISRNKPKDRLTPLLEAPDADELLNWLRRQPLLQVDKEKKLVMAHAGITPQWDLETAELCAHDVEAVLCSDSYPFFLDAMYGDLPNHWSPELSGLARLRFITNAFTRMRYCFPNGQLDMYTKESPENAPAPLKPWFAIPGPVTEEYSVIFGHWASLEGKGTPEGIYGLDTGCCWGGDLTCLRWEDKQVFVQPSNRKPHLDEGDAAIAS; encoded by the coding sequence ATGAGCACATACCTTATTGGCGACGTTCACGGCTGCTACGATGAACTGATCGCGTTATTAAAGCAGGTGGAATTTACTCCCGGACAAGACACTCTGTGGCTGACCGGCGATCTGGTGGCCCGTGGCCCCGCATCGCTCGAGGTCCTGCGCTACGTAAAGTCTCTCGGCGATAGCTTGCGGATGGTGCTTGGCAATCACGACTTGCATCTGCTGGCGGTTTTCGCCGGGATCAGCCGTAATAAGCCGAAGGACCGACTTACGCCGCTGCTGGAAGCGCCGGATGCTGACGAGCTGCTGAACTGGCTGCGTCGTCAGCCACTGTTGCAGGTGGATAAAGAGAAGAAGCTGGTGATGGCCCACGCCGGTATCACGCCACAATGGGATCTGGAGACGGCAGAACTCTGCGCCCACGACGTCGAGGCAGTCCTGTGCAGCGATTCCTATCCATTCTTCCTGGATGCCATGTATGGCGATTTGCCGAATCATTGGTCGCCGGAATTGTCAGGCCTGGCGCGTCTGCGTTTCATCACCAATGCCTTTACCCGCATGCGTTACTGCTTCCCGAACGGACAGCTCGATATGTACACCAAAGAGTCGCCGGAAAACGCGCCAGCACCGCTGAAGCCGTGGTTTGCTATTCCTGGCCCCGTTACTGAAGAGTACAGCGTCATTTTCGGTCACTGGGCTTCGCTGGAAGGCAAAGGTACGCCAGAAGGTATTTACGGGCTAGACACCGGATGCTGCTGGGGTGGGGATTTAACGTGTCTGCGCTGGGAAGATAAGCAGGTCTTTGTGCAGCCGTCTAATCGTAAACCCCATTTAGATGAAGGTGATGCAGCTATCGCCTCTTAG
- a CDS encoding LysR family transcriptional regulator, which produces MSISTMIDIENSNLSVSTEVRGLESMKENKLTDRFKLVKNFDLNLLTTFEAVFIHRSGTKAADALGITPSAVSQALGRLRLHFNDALFIREGKALAPTTVAIGIHEGLEDSYDNLIAKLQNISFDSLPTRLVVHCAAYISMFTLNVMRQVLDEISPECEIVHTISHNSITEIEESLIFRKADIIFDTHAHVSHSRISQQISSEAPVIICRQPHPRLNGSLTIEQLHDETYIYLDSESASLLSNRLKVNSMMREDRICRFISPSLLTNISMVESSDMLAFVPERFYEKMKNSFNIQKLDIDFTLPSQPVYMVYNKSALNNQFFSTLVKQMHEIFMRANSNESVP; this is translated from the coding sequence TTGAGTATCTCGACTATGATTGATATAGAGAATAGCAATCTTAGTGTTTCGACCGAGGTCAGAGGGCTGGAAAGCATGAAAGAAAACAAACTCACCGACCGTTTTAAACTGGTGAAGAACTTTGATCTCAATCTTTTAACCACGTTTGAGGCTGTTTTCATTCATCGTAGCGGGACCAAAGCCGCTGATGCTCTCGGCATTACACCCTCTGCTGTTAGCCAGGCTCTGGGGCGTTTGCGTCTTCATTTTAATGATGCGTTATTTATCAGGGAAGGTAAGGCGCTGGCTCCAACTACAGTAGCGATAGGCATCCACGAGGGTCTCGAAGATTCATATGACAACTTAATCGCAAAGCTACAGAATATTTCATTTGATTCTTTGCCAACTCGCCTTGTGGTGCATTGCGCGGCGTATATCTCTATGTTTACGCTGAACGTGATGCGTCAGGTTTTAGACGAAATATCACCAGAATGCGAAATCGTTCACACTATAAGTCACAACTCGATTACTGAAATCGAAGAATCTCTTATTTTCCGTAAAGCAGATATCATTTTTGATACACATGCTCATGTTAGTCATTCTCGTATAAGCCAACAAATTTCCAGTGAAGCTCCGGTGATTATTTGTCGTCAGCCGCATCCGCGCCTCAATGGGAGTTTAACAATAGAACAACTACATGATGAAACTTATATATATCTTGATTCGGAAAGTGCGAGTCTGTTGTCTAACCGGCTTAAAGTGAATTCGATGATGAGGGAGGACAGAATATGTCGATTTATTAGCCCTTCATTACTGACAAATATATCAATGGTCGAATCATCTGATATGCTTGCTTTCGTGCCTGAACGCTTTTATGAAAAAATGAAAAACTCATTTAATATTCAAAAGTTGGACATTGATTTCACTTTGCCCTCCCAACCGGTCTATATGGTTTACAATAAATCAGCATTGAATAATCAATTTTTTTCCACGCTGGTGAAGCAAATGCATGAAATATTCATGCGAGCGAATTCGAACGAGTCTGTGCCGTAA
- a CDS encoding fimbrial protein yields the protein MKMDSFFKMSVLAAGMVAAMGANAGDTGTLNVTGSIIATSCVVDASSTAEVPMGSLSATDFADVGAVSEKKDITLNLTSCPVSQTGVMFTANGASDAVNNQLLALSADSEASGLGIAIYNKGGALIPMHAASAAAPINAETGVATINLEAAAMSTAQSVTGGAFNATTTFVLSYN from the coding sequence ATGAAAATGGATTCATTTTTCAAAATGAGCGTGCTGGCAGCCGGCATGGTTGCAGCAATGGGCGCAAATGCTGGTGATACCGGTACTCTGAATGTAACAGGTAGCATTATTGCAACTTCTTGTGTTGTTGATGCAAGCAGCACCGCTGAAGTGCCAATGGGTAGCCTTTCTGCAACCGATTTCGCTGATGTGGGTGCCGTTTCTGAGAAGAAAGACATCACTCTTAATCTGACTAGCTGCCCAGTTTCTCAGACCGGCGTAATGTTCACCGCTAACGGTGCATCTGATGCCGTTAACAACCAACTGCTGGCACTGTCTGCTGATTCAGAAGCCTCTGGCCTGGGTATTGCGATTTATAACAAAGGCGGCGCATTGATCCCAATGCATGCAGCTTCTGCAGCGGCTCCAATCAATGCTGAAACAGGTGTTGCAACCATTAATCTGGAAGCGGCTGCAATGTCTACCGCTCAATCAGTTACCGGTGGTGCATTCAACGCAACAACGACTTTTGTTCTGTCTTATAACTAA